From the genome of Phycicoccus duodecadis:
TACCACCACGCGGGGTGCCGTTGCCGATCGTACGGGCGAGCCCGGCCGCGGGCGAAATCCCGCGCCGCGACGTGCTCGTCGGCGCGGGGCATGGCTCGGTCGGGCTATTGACGCCCACGCGGCGGGGCAACACCATGACGACCGGCGCCATCGGTGGCTCAGGGCCACATCGCGGGGTCGGGGGGTCGGTGCATCCCACGGGTCCGCCTCATCACCGACCGCGCGGCTCCCGGCCGCGCCCGCGCAGGGGAAAGACCACATGACCAGACCTCGAGCCGTGCTCGTCTCCGGGGCGGCGCTGCTGCTCCTCGCCCTCCCGCTCCCGGCGGCCTCCGCCCATCGGGCCTCCCCCACGCCGCGGGTGGTGTCCGACCAGATGCTCGCCCCGTTCAACCTCGACGTCTCGTCGCGCTCGATCCTCGTGGCCGACGGCGGCGCCGAGGTCGTCGGTGCCCTGGCGCGCGACGGCTCGCTCACGCCCATCGCCACCGATCAGCCGGGCACCTCGGGGGTGGCGCGTTCGCGCGACGGGCGGCGCGTCGCGTGGACCACGACGGTCACGGACTTCTCGACCTTCACCAACACCGCCAGCGGGCTCACCGTGCGCGGGCCCCGGGGACGCACGGTGCACAGCGACACCCTGGCGTACGAGACCGCCCACAACCCCGACGCCGGGGTGCACTACGGCGTCACGGACCCGAACCCGAGCGCCTGCGTCACCGACGCGCTGACCGCGGCGGGCATCCCGGTCGCGTACACCGGCGGCGTCGACTCGCACGCCTACTCCGTGGCCGCCTACCGCGACGGCTGGGTGGTGGCCGATGCCGGCGCCAACGACCTGCTGCGGGTGGATTCCCGGGGTCAGGTGCACACGCTGGCCGTGCTGCCCGCACAGCCGACGACCATGACCGCCGCCATGGTCGGCGCGCTCGGGCTGCCGGACTGCGTGATCGGTGTGACGTACGACTTCGAGGCCGTGCCCACCGACGTCGAGGTCGGCCACGACGGCGCCCTCTACGTGAGCGTGCTGCCGGGCGGCCCCGAGTCGCCCGTGCTCGGCGCCCGCGGAGCGGTCTACCGCGTCGACCCGCGCACCGGCGCCTCCCACGAGGTGGCCCGCGGCTTCCTGGGCGCCACCAACCTCGCGCTGGGCCACGACGGCGAGATCTACGTGGCCGAGCTCTTCGGCGGCAAGGTCTCGGTGGTGCGCCACGGGCGCATCTCCACCTACGTCGAGCTGCCGGGCGTGGTCGCGGTCGAGAGCGGCCGGGAAGGCGAGCTGTGGGCGGGCACGATGGCCAACGAGGACCCCGCGGCCCCCGGCACCATCGTGCGGATCACCGGCGGCCACGAGCACGGCCGGCTCCCGGTCCACGACTGAGCCAGGGGGTCCTCGGGTCGGTGCCGCCGCCGTCGCAGCAGCGGCACCGACCCGGGGAGGGTCCCCCGTTGCGCGTCTCCCGGGGGCGGATGTGCGGTCGGCCGCTGCGTCCCGGAGAATGGGGACCTCCCGACCCGGAGGACCCGATGACCCCCCGCACCCTGTTCCCCGCCCTCGCCCGCGCCGAGGTGGTGACCTGGTCCCTGTTGCTGGTCGGGATGTTCCTGAAGTACGTCTCGCAGACCACGGACCTCGGCGTACGGGTCTTCGGGCTCGTGCACGGCGTGGTCTTCCTGGCCTACCTGCTCGTCACCCTCGTGGTGTGGGTCGACCAGCGCTGGCCGTGGCGGCTCGCCCTCGCGGCCCTGGCGGCGGGGATCCCGCCGTTCGCCACGCTGTGGGTCGAGCGGCACGTCGAGCGCACCGGCCGGCTGGCGCCCGCGTGGCGGCTGCGCCCCGGCGGCGCCCGGCCCGGTCACGCGCTCGAGCGACTCCTCGCCCGGGCTCTCGCACGCCCGGCGGCCGCGGCGGTCGTCGGCGGTGCGCTCGTCCTCGCCGCCACGGCGGTGCTGCTCGTGGTGGGTCCGCCCGGCGGCCCAGCGGGCGCCTGACGGCCGCGCTCAGGGCCGCACGACCCAGAGCCAGTGCGTGCCGTCGGCCAGCGCGACGACGACGGCCGAAACGAGCATCGACCCCAGGACCAGCAGGGCCAGGCCGCCCCACCCGTTCCAGGTCGGCCGGGCGCGGGGCACGGTGGTCGCCGCCGCGGGGCGCAGCTGTTCGAGCACGGCGTAGGCCAGCACCCCCAGCCC
Proteins encoded in this window:
- a CDS encoding ScyD/ScyE family protein — translated: MTRPRAVLVSGAALLLLALPLPAASAHRASPTPRVVSDQMLAPFNLDVSSRSILVADGGAEVVGALARDGSLTPIATDQPGTSGVARSRDGRRVAWTTTVTDFSTFTNTASGLTVRGPRGRTVHSDTLAYETAHNPDAGVHYGVTDPNPSACVTDALTAAGIPVAYTGGVDSHAYSVAAYRDGWVVADAGANDLLRVDSRGQVHTLAVLPAQPTTMTAAMVGALGLPDCVIGVTYDFEAVPTDVEVGHDGALYVSVLPGGPESPVLGARGAVYRVDPRTGASHEVARGFLGATNLALGHDGEIYVAELFGGKVSVVRHGRISTYVELPGVVAVESGREGELWAGTMANEDPAAPGTIVRITGGHEHGRLPVHD
- a CDS encoding DUF3817 domain-containing protein; protein product: MTPRTLFPALARAEVVTWSLLLVGMFLKYVSQTTDLGVRVFGLVHGVVFLAYLLVTLVVWVDQRWPWRLALAALAAGIPPFATLWVERHVERTGRLAPAWRLRPGGARPGHALERLLARALARPAAAAVVGGALVLAATAVLLVVGPPGGPAGA